One stretch of Toxoplasma gondii ME49 chromosome XI, whole genome shotgun sequence DNA includes these proteins:
- a CDS encoding hypothetical protein (encoded by transcript TGME49_313760~Predicted trans-membrane domain (TMHMM2.0):565-588:618-641:655-678:887-910): MASAESLLPEEDGSRERDMLPPSGVTVEMGFLSSQQSGRQRDEVHPPTSPDAGLNHVAISPTTNTERAGRPSADLSPHFLSSSSRLRSSTGSASQSPPPPSGASAISQPTSVSLHGMLSRGLRGQAGQREQGEQREQGERGGTWIPLSPLDQEAMNATMGGISKFSGLRSLLILVFGLLPLLLEIQLLLPSLTGHLDTVTWVYVQQLLNAEELTSSIIFPLSTAQVSFAAEQARRRAQRSRREAPVAGGEEEIADAVGGTRMKRPDLPKGEEAGELVPFPVLLVPQYDNHDSEGSLFQQLRTWHLSRRKGAEEKGQDERDDDEQKPRKRTSLSALTPPAPSPSSKDKEALSSFPPSSAKSPDAHVSAIFPLAIGASKCAACNEYFQPGVLPGSVRASSVSYSSITAKVSPGSPMSEDAGGGAAEGAEEAAGQVEPQPRGSAPPSPTSIEPVSAAGEVALKEGAASYETEGSRGDGGSEDKPRLRLSVVTRQHSFSPPASSPSPSSELPQGNSQHSSDFSTPLSNPVATSFSNSSNFFSASSSASSLSSPRDHGPTLFFWVDSENYDVTPPILLVYASFVVMMIRWFVLAVRALGEALLLQDDLDPAGAVLSPAAVSKPLRVVAAFSIWSLGFCIFPYSLSATQGCMAGDMDGTNIPVSVFYTYFQYSIWTALILALVARRLSKFFKRRAVAVEAEARRGREASRMQAPETPSVSMPPVEVSPGGLSRTSLSSSLFLDPSHSPVSPPAVGEGTTTPNNVHAGSFSPASVFVAPPEVDNSEGTEDELQGFDDDGSSSASSSLPSSAEQSFIQGSDARRASFDSFSTRHGEERRSERRRTRAFTNATLLLMGYRMLIQRLCRRPHTMWSLLMWRRDTLVASRYHAYQEMCSIAAFLLSAHTVSGALVVLLGPIQPWMKAVWLHIACMFIEAVARIQIAKGEERVQNARQVAINPDFFAAGTRRPISNVGVGARVSAAAGGTPWGYAFVEEPRDRLLLKQLSSTYFSITERIVDQVTASVAVASSSCCCFPSSVSSPVPSSVESGSRHELTIPLRSQHEENSPAFVPASTSSSPSEPSPSFGDRPSSSASALPAASEEERGLLSSSCSPSYRDSSHREAPSASFVKASEEDVRLVCANEGDLEALGPTEESSSAFAEAAHHSQSWRQTRDEAHQCSHRGQERERRRRREMCVREAEREKGSNPETTDTLEGKADGRSTPSVGRRRKWGAEKVETEDEVTGKGRDCKRRSRRNLKRERKCISTAHNETHTGSEKETSSQLEKGGRIGEGNQGRNTEDDEEGSVLGVPLDETGDDSSNEKRRRRANALFLDSVPAFSCSENGDRMPSPLPGSCGESASSCGSGDTGLPSTSPSRCDPSSARIAFEFSSPRVLPSSSSSPSPAAFLVPSSSMDDPAVARSLSATSAAVCDPSSTSSSGPASALSFSACEICAEAAANAILLPCGHGGCCEACARLVVEKEHQRARSQSVTWLREWLGHPSASFLLPLSSRQPGVSSASAGQEARGGDRRSEEQARDAAMMQLPRCPFCRQAVERIVKIDGACGDDRGYIAAHTVAVVTVGTQAERSRRATARLLR; encoded by the exons ATggcctctgcagagagcctGCTTCCTGAGGAGGATGGTTCCCGAGAAAGAGATATGTTGCCGCCTTCAGGTGTAACAGTGGAAATGgggtttctttcttcgcaaCAGTCCGGTCGCCAGCGAGATGAAGTCCACCCCCCCACTTCGCCAGATGCAGGACTCAACCATGTCGCGATTTCCCCTACAACAAATACCGAGCGAGCAGGACGTCCGTCAGCGGACTTGTCTCCTCACTTCCTTTCCTCCAGCTCTCGTCTGCGCTCCTCTACAGGATCTGCGTCGCAAAGCCCACCGCCACCGTCAGGCGCGTCTGCAATCTCGCAACCCACGTCAGTCTCTCTTCATGGGATGCTCTCAAGAGGGTTGAGAGGACAAGCAGGACAACGAGAGCAAGGAGAACAacgagaacaaggagaacgagggggAACGTGGATCCCTTTGTCGCCTTTAGATCAGGAAGCGATGAACGCAACTATGGGCGGCATTTCCAAGTTTTCAGGACTGAGGAGTTTGCTCATTTTGGTGTTTGGTCTCCTCCCCCTGCTGCTGGAGATTCAGCTCCTTCTCCCCAGTCTGACTGGACACCTGGACACCGTCACttgggtgtacgtacagcagCTTTTGAACGCGGAGGAACTGACGTCAAGCATcatcttccctctctcgacGGCGCAAGTTTCTTTCGCTGCAGAGCAGGCGAGGCGGCGAGCGCAgaggtcgagaagagaggcgccggTGGCCGGGGGTGAAGAGGAGATAGCAGATGCCGTCGGAGGAACGAGGATGAAACGTCCAGACCTTccgaaaggcgaagaagctggCGAGCTTGTGCCATTTCCTGTCCTTCTTGTGCCCCAGTACGACAACCACGACAGCGAAGGGTCTCTTTTCCAGCAGTTGCGGACGTGGCATTTGAGTCGGAggaaaggcgcagaagagaaaggacaagacgagagagacgatgacgagcagaagccgagaaaacgcACGTCCCTCTCTGCACTGACTCCGCCtgcgccgtcgccttcgtcgaaagacaaagaggcCCTCAGCAGCTTCCCTCCCTCTTCGGCGAAGAGCCCCGATGCCCACGTCTCTGCGATCTTCCCCCTTGCAATTGGAGCCTCAAAGTGTGCTGCGTGCAACGAATACTTCCAGCCGGGTGTTCTCCCCGGATCTGTCAGAGCCTCGAGCGTCTCCTATTCTTCGATTACTGCAAAGGTGTCTCCTGGCTCTCCGATGTCAGAAGACGCGGGCGGAGGCGCTGCGGAGGGagccgaggaagcagcgGGTCAGGTCGAACCGCAGCCGCGAGGTTCTGCTCCTCCGTCGCCCACATCGATTGAGCCTGTTTCAGCAGCCGGAGAGGTCGCGCTGAAGGAGGGGGCGGCTTCGTACGAGACCGAGGGAAGTCGAGGCgacggaggaagcgaggacaAACCACGTTTGCGACTGAGTGTCGTGACACGGCAGCACTCGTTTTCGCCTCCAGCTTCATCTCCATCACCTTCCTCAGAGCTCCCACAGGGGAACTCGCAGCACTCTTCTGATTTTTCGACCCCCCTTTCGAACCCTGTCGCGACTTCCTTTTCTAACTCTTCAaacttcttttctgcgtcttcttctgcttcttctctttcgtctccgcgGGACCATGGTCCAACTCTGTTCTTTTGGGTCGATTCAGAGAACTACGACGTGACGCCACCTATCTTGCTCGTGTACGCGTCCTTCGTGGTCATGATGATTCGGTGGTTCGTTTTAGCAGTGCGCGCTCTTGGAGAGGCGCTCCTTCTTCAAGACGACCTCGACCCCGCAGGTGCTGTTTTGTCTCCCGCGGCTGTCTCCAAGCCCCTGCGTGTcgtcgctgccttctccaTTTG GTCGCTGGGTTTTTGCATCTTCCCTTACAGTCTCTCGGCGACGCAAGGGTGTATGGCAGGCGACATGGACGGAACCAACATccccgtctctgtctttt ACACCTACTTCCAGTACTCGATATGGACCGCGTTGATTCTGGCTCTTGTTGCTCGTCGTCTCTCAAAGTTTTTCAAGCGAAGAGCGGTCGCCGTCGAAGCGGAAGCCAGACGGGGACGGGAGGCATCTCGCATGCAGGCTCCGGAGACACCTTCTGTTTCGATGCCTCCTGTCGAGGTTTCTCCAGGTGGCCTGTCTAGaacttctctgtcgtcgtctttgtttctggaCCCTTCCcattctcctgtctcccctcccGCCGTCGGTGAGGGAACCACAACCCCGAACAACGTTCACGCTGGCTCTTTTTCGCCTGCTTCGGTCTTTGTGGCTCCTCCTGAAGTTGACAACTCTGAgggaacagaagacgaaTTGCAGGGCTTCGATGACGATGGGTCGTCTTCcgcgtcctcttcgctccCGTCGTCTGCTGAGCAGAGCTTCATTCAGGGAAGCGACGCGCGTCGGGCATCATTTGACAGTTTTTCGACGAGacacggagaggaaaggcgaagcgaacgcagaagaacgagagccTTCACCAACGCAACGCTGCTTCTCATGGGATACAGAATGCTGATTCAACGGCTCTGTCGGAGACCCCACACCATGTGGAGTCTTCTCATGTGGCGCAGAGACACTCTGGTTGCCTCCCGATACCATGCCTATCAAGAAATGTGCTCCATTGCAG CATTCCTGCTTTCTGCGCATACAGTCTCGGGCGCGCTCGTTGTTCTTCTTG GTCCCATCCAGCCGTGGATGAAAGCCGTGTGGCTTCACATTGCATGCATGTTCATCGAAGCAGTTGCGCGTATTCAGATTGCGAAAGGG gaagagagagtaCAGAACGCGCGCCAGGTGGCAATCAACCCTGATTTCTTTGCAGCAG GCACTCGCCGTCCGATTTCCAATGTCGGGGTGGGGGCACGAGTAAGTGCTGCGGCTGGGGGAACTCCGTGGGGGTACGCCTTCGTTGAAGAACCCCGcgatcgtcttcttctcaagCAGCTGAGCTCGACGTACTTCAG CATCACCGAGCGCATAGTCGACCAAGTGACGGCTTCTGTGGCCGTCGCATCGTCGAGCTGTtgttgttttccttcttccgtctcgtcGCCAgtcccttcttctgtcgagaGCGGCAGCAGGCACGAACTCACGATTCCTCTCCGTTCCCAACATGAAGAGAATTCTCCAGCCTTTGTTCCGGCGtcgacctcttcttcgccttctgagccttctccgtcgttcGGGGACCGTccatcttcgtctgcttctgcgttgcCAGCTGCGTCTGAGGAAGAACGGGgcctgctctcctcttcctgttctccttcttaTCGTGACTCTTCTCACCGAGAggcgccttctgcgtcgttTGTGAAGgcgagtgaagaagacgtaCGTCTTGTGTGTGCAAATGAAGGGGATCTTGAAGCCTTGGGACCCACCGAGGAAAGCAGTTCTGCTTTCGCAGAAGCCGCGCACCACAGCCAAAGTTGGAGGCAGACACGCGATGAAGCACACCAATGTTCACATCGAGGACAGGaaagggaaaggagaagacggagagaaatgTGCGTtagagaagcggagagagagaaaggatcGAATCCGGAGACAACAGACACGCTCGAGGGGAAGGCGGATGGGAGGAGCACTCCCTCTGTgggcaggcgaagaaagtgGGGAGCAGAAAAGgtagagacagaggacgaagtaacaggaaaaggaagggaCTGCAAaaggagaagtcgaaggaacctcaagagggaaagaaaaTGCATCAGCACCGCCCACAACGAGACTCATACGgggagcgagaaagagacgagcagtcagctggagaaaggaggaaggatAGGGGAGGGCAATCAAGGGCGTAACacagaggacgacgaagaaggaagtgtTTTGGGGGTCCCGCTCGATGAAACAGGAGATGATTCATCcaacgagaaacgaagacgccGTGCAAACGCGTTGTTTCTGGATTCGGTCCCCGCATTCTCATGTTCTGAGAATGGAGACAGGATGCCCTCTCCGCTTCCAGGATCTTGCGGAGAATCAGCCTCTTCCTGTGGCTCTGGAGACACAGGGTTGCCGTCGACCTCTCCGTCCAGGTGCGATCCCTCATCAGCTCGCATTGCATTTgaattttcttctccccgtgtgcttccgtcgtcttcttcttcgccttctcccgcggcttttctcgttccttcGAGCTCTATGGATGATCCGGCTGTCGcccgttctctttctgccaCTTCAGCAGCTGTATGTGACCCTTCGTCGACCTCTTCGTCGGGGCCGGCGTCTGCCCTGTCATTTTCAGCTTGCGAAATCTGTGCAGAGGCTGCGGCGAACGCGATTCTGTTGCCCTGCGGTCACGGGGGGTGTTGCGAAGCGTGTGCGCGTTTAGTTGTTGAGAAAGAACACCAGCGGGCGAGGTCTCAGAGCGTCACGTGGCTGCGGGAGTGGCTGGGGCACCCTTCggcctcttttcttctgcccttGTCTTCCCGACAGCCAGGCGtttcctccgcctctgcaggtcaagaggcgcgaggcggagacaggcgaagcgaagaacaagcgagagacgccgcgATGATGCAGCTTCCCAGGTGTCCGTTCTGCAGGCAAGCTGTGGAGCGAATCGTGAAAATCGATGGCGCCTGTGGAGACGACCGAGGTTACATTGCAGCTCACACAGTCGCCGTCGTCACGGTGGGGActcaggcagagagaagtcgacggGCGACCGCGAGACTCCTCCGGTGA
- a CDS encoding hypothetical protein (encoded by transcript TGME49_313770) produces the protein MFAPGHLRLPAASPPGPALWRTASQGNRRLENKDRAVPSDPGVPHRRVNGAKKRYGGFSSPSQTSGVQTPRSPLTTDLKFLSFGRHASSFSSHSLFPFTSSPFLRSSTSPSSSLLPNGPHLKPLYQLPLRGFSSSFPRGDPPSLSHDAASSASSVQEQASRRGSGNAASFPEFREGPESFAFLERSTSTLQGVEDGRDGRPSEPAERELYATLLAHYRNLLYCLPRMGAGGEREEQTQEEGEQPVLGSEERQKVIEFLVASEEGIRLCSSRGFVDIAALPVLRLALPPSLLSYLARTFVQVALASPSLLPFRICLEKCRSNMQENDPEQAASRLSSSPLPSLSTIPASFSPSEMEELRRASQQVERAWGLPRFTTFYVTVCTLEQRGVLRDVPGASELRHVSTLGLLSLLKNEEQTPTLSLAQLLPALAITPQTVGQRHTSELESVLQETLGRRLTEEFPSSFPQASVEQRSEHLLVRLELLSRSLRVALDRNALHSSLLSALKEAVTCVTRELDAERRRLHRCLSGDETVQEHASSLCALVGKQAAVLPSLANCVLASERLYQKLAVSTTPEAKKKNETLSEGEQSGEASTPRREGDGGQLREVQVNLQRSFVAFQTEILEAARLVLADGHLRQNGFSQQLVRCLKKPLQAVVYLQQNAGRAEATDGSPAHHRSLNEYATERPERFLDALAGPLVEFLGCMYTYATAQVTPSLTEGSERTPMSSRAGLYLSAVGPEPQGERTRGLSVLSETREGLHNAFTPPRPQTAYPHVPPDSPFAFVATSHLSESESASSSPQANDSASLPFSFSPVVTTNLQGEASPNKHGDPEFARAPVVGRRQRESMRRLLDELLEEGGVVQLATVLLRGSEKARRKLFGVLLPLLPELPSPCLLQLLKIVSQVALLPSLPEPSLHASGPPTRSLDSAESSPGASVAGQLAARLLQEGEKKGGEEEIHGPIGAEGTESGRQRQGVESGSTLQLGGELKRGVQTPGAGSQVKDESADGDFGGFGSHERDTEAFPRHLSETREMTLFDAIVDEVERRRRCGGSDLKIHKSGDAPDEDWMSFDDLVLLSACFRRKEIAKELRNPSSLLFFSDRLPSLAAEKLQALLQAPEENKKAGEHAALLVARVTQAVEAVHLHSACVAAVATASPTGDRRMSSSRGEDSVAEAAAFADSVSPSRGLASLEMSRFFQVVAGICPSLRDVPPASLTLLLAAFSRGTGAHSQALKQLAENRLGPETSVAETTEQMEDALRIWKVHAEVHNAVSKSLLESQNVSTLSTGQTRLFLLSFLGLLQLRDLFVSPVDQKRGNAFPHQPSRKNQEFTSLFLQDQRAGELWIEFQETLDAILRQILAGLGSKVRSGCPDSDEDIAETLHLINSISRFSPRAADLLEAVGLPLGPQTPPGSERNLSQLNGVSRRPDASLRERRARLKAFFQAPGTVGASGAADLSISGKDRVSSSADASATLRGFLSRWLGRGR, from the exons ATGTTTGCGCCTGGGCACCTTCGTCTGCCGGCTGCGTCGCCGCCAGGCCCTGCATTATGGAGAACTGCTAGTCAGGGCAATCGGAGACTCGAAAACAAAGATCGAGCGGTTCCTTCTGACCCTGGTGTTCCCCATCGCAGAGTAAACGGAGCGAAAAAACGGTATGGAGGCTTCTCGTCACCTTCGCAAACTTCCGGTGTACAAACACCTCGCTCACCTTTGACTACCGACTTGAAATTCTTATCCTTTGGTCGCcatgcctcttctttttcttctcactcGCTTTTCCCGTTcacctcttctcctttcttgcgGTCTTCTACTTCCCCCTCCTCTTCACTGCTTCCAAATGGCCCTCACCTAAAGCCGTTATACCAGCTGCCGCTTCGTGGATTTTCTTCATCCTTTCCTCGCGGGGATCCTCCCTCTCTCAGTCACGATGCAgcgtcttccgcgtcttctgtccAAGAGCAGGCTTCGCGTCGAGGCTCAGGCAACGCCGCTTCGTTTCCTGAGTTCCGAGAAGGCCCGGAAAGCTTTGCTTTTCTTGAGAGATCAACTTCCACGCTTCAGGGGGTCGAAGACGGACGCGACGGACGACCTAGCGAGCCAGCAGAGAGGGAACTCTACGCAACTCTTCTTGCACACTATCGCAATCTGCTGTACTGTCTTCCGCGGATGGGAGCGggtggcgagagagaagaacaaacacaagaagaaggggaacagCCTGTCTtgggaagcgaggaaagacaaaAGGTGATTGAATTTCTCGTTGCCAGTGAAGAAGGGATTCGCCTTTGCAGCTCTAGAGGCTTCGTCGACATCGCAGCACTTCCAGTTCTTCGTCTGgcccttcctccttctcttctgtcgtaCCTCGCTCGGACCTTCGTTCAAGTGGCTCTcgcttcgccgtcgctcCTGCCATTCCGCATCTGCCTGGAAAAGTGCCGCTCAAACATGCAAGAGAACGATCCAGAGCAGGCTGCgagtcgcctctcttcttcgcctttgccATCCTTGTCAACAATCCCTGcgtccttctccccttcaGAAATGGAAGAACTGCGTCGCGCAAGCCAACAGGTTGAACGCGCGTGgggtcttcctcgcttcacCACCTTCTACGTcactgtatgtacactcgaGCAACGCGGTGTCTTGAGAGATGTGCCCGGCGCCAGCGAGCTCCGACATGTGTCAACGCTGGGACTTTTGTCGCTTctgaaaaacgaggaacagACGCCAACTCTGTCGCTGGCGCAGCTCCTTCCAGCGCTTGCGATCACGCCTCAAACTGTCGGACAGAGGCACACTTCAGAGCTGGAGAGCGTTCTCCAGGAAACTCTCGGGCGACGGCTTACAGAGGAGTTTCCCTCGTCTTTTCCTCAGGCAAGTGTCGAACAGAGATCGGAGCATCTACTGGTTCGTCTTGAGCTTCTCTCCAGGAGTCTGCGTGTTGCACTCGACAGAAACGCTCTGcattcctctcttctttctgcacTGAAGGAAGCGGTCACATGTGTGACTCGGGAACTGGATGCGGAACGCCGTCGGCTGCACCGGTGCCTCTCCGGAGACGAAACTGTCCAGGAACATGCAAGTTCTCTGTGTGCTCTCGTTGGAAAGCAAGCGGCCGTTCTTCCCAGTCTTGCAAACTGCGTGTTGGCCTCTGAACGTCTTTATCAAAAGCTCGCTGTTTCGACAACgccggaggcgaagaagaagaacgagacgctGTCGGAGGGAGAACAGAGTGGAGAGGCAAGCACTCcaaggcgagagggagacggggGACAGCTCCGGGAAGTTCAGGTGAACCTTCAGAGGAGTTTCGTCGCTTTCCAAACTGAGATTCTTGAGGCGGCGCGCCTTGTTCTGGCGGACGGACACCTGAGACAGAACGGGTTTTCACAGCAACTTGTTCGATGCCTGAAAAAACCGCTGCAGGCTGTGGTGTATCTACAGCAGAACGCCGGAAGAGCAGAGGCGACGGACGGAAGCCCTGCGCACCATCGATCTCTCAACGAATACGCGACCGAACGTCCGGAACGCTTCCTTGATGCGCTTGCCGGTCCTTTGGTGGAGTtcctcgggtgtatgtacacctaCGCAACTGCGCAAGTAACTCCTTCCTTGACAGAAGGTTCGGAAAGAACGCCAATGTCGTCGAGAGCTGGTTTGTATCTCTCAGCCGTTGGACCCGAGCCGCAGGGAGAACGGACTCGAGGACTTTCTGTACTTTCAGAAACGAGGGAAGGTCTGCACAACGCGTTCACCCCACCTCGTCCACAGACAGCATATCCTCATGTCCCTCCCGACTCTCCGTTTGCTTTCGTCGCCACTTCTCATCTTTCCGAAAGCgagtctgcttcctcgtctccgcaaGCGAACGacagcgcctctctccctttttccttctctcccgtcgtCACGACGAATCTCCAGGGAGAAGCCTCACCAAATAAGCACGGAGATCCTGAATTTGCCAGAGCACCCGTTGTGGGCAGGCGTCAACGGGAAAGTATGCGTCGACTTCTCGATGAACTTCTGGAAGAGGGCGGCGTGGTTCAGCTGGCGACCGTCCTTCTTCGAGGGTCAGAGAAAGCTAGGAGAAAACTGTTCGGAGTTCTCCTCCCCCTCCTCCCGGAGCTCCCCAGTCCGTGTCTGCTTCAGCTGCTGAAAATCGTTTCGCAAGTCgctctcttgccttctcttcccgaaccgtctctgcatgcgtctggcCCTCCGACACGTTCCCTTGATTCGGCCGAGTCTTCTCCAGGCGCCTCTGTCGCGGGACAACTAGCAGCGCGACTCCTgcaagaaggggagaagaaagggggagaagaagagatacACGGACCAATAGGCGCGGAAGGCACTGAAAGCGGGCGACAACGGCAGGGCGTCGAGAGCGGGAGCACGCTACAACTCGGTGGGGAGCTCAAgcgaggtgtacagacgccCGGAGCCGGGTCACAGGTGAAGGACGAAAGTGCCGACGGTGACTTCGGAGGATTCGGTTCCCACGAGCGCGACACTGAAGCGTTTCCCCGTCACCTTTCTGAGACGCGTGAGATGACGCTCTTCGACGCAATCGTGGACGAAGTTGAGAGACGCCGACGCTGCGGCGGAAGCGACCTGAAAATCCACAAAAGTGGAGACGCACCCGACGAGGACTGGATGAGCTTCGACGACttggttcttctctctgcatgtttcaggagaaaagaaatcgCGAAGGAACTGAGGAacccttcgtctctgctcttcttctcggatCGGCTGCCGTCTCTGGCGGCGGAGAAGCTCCAGGCGCTTCTCCAAGCAcctgaagaaaacaagaaagctGGAGAACACGCTGCTCTGTTGGTGGCCAGAGTGACACAAGCTGTCGAGGCG GTCCACCTGCATAGCGCCTGTGTGGCGGCTGTCGCGACGGCGAGTCCGACGGGAGATCGACgcatgtcttcttctcgaggcGAAGATTCGGTGGCAGAAGCCGCTGCCTTCGCTGATTCTGTCTCGCCCTCTCGAGGCCTTGCCTCTTTGGAGatgtctcgttttttccaaGTCGTTGCAGGGAtttgtccttctcttcgtgatgtgcctcctgcctctctcactctcctcctcgccgccttctcccgaGGCACTGGCGCTCACAGTCAAGCGCTGAAGCAGCTAGCAGAAAACAGGCTTGGTCCTGAAACGAGCGTCGCAGAAACCACG GAGCAGATGGAAGACGCTCTGCGAATATGGAAGGTACATGCAGAGGTTCACAACGCAGTCTCAAAGTCTCTGCTCGAGAGCCAGAACGTCTCGACGCTATCCACAGGTCAA acgcgtctttttcttctctcttttctcggccTTCTCCAACTTCGAgacctcttcgtttctcctgtcGACCAGAAACGAGGGAACGCCTTTCCACACCAACCTTCTCGAAAGAACCAAGAGTTcacctctctgtttcttcaagACCAGCGAGCAGGCGAGCTTTGGATAGAGTTCCAAGAAACGTTGGACGCGATTCTGAGGCAAATTCTCGCGGGCCTGGGGAGCAAAGTTCGGAGCGGCTGTCCAGACTCTGATGAAG ACATTGCAGAAACTCTGCATCTTATCAACTCGATCTCTCGGTTCTCACCCAGAGCAG CCGACCTTCTTGAGGCCGTTGGGCTGCCACTCGGCCCACAAACGCCACCCGGCTCGGAGCGAAACCTTTCGCAGTTGAACGGAGTTTCCAGGAGGCCTGACGCCTCTTTGCGAGAGCGGCGAGCACGCTTGAAGGCGTTTTTTCAGGCACCTGGAACAGTCGGCGCATCCGGCGCAGCCGACCTGTCTATCTCCGG GAAGGACCGCGTTAGCTCGTCCGCAGACGCCTCAGCCACGCTGAGAGGATTTCTCTCGCGCTGGCTGGGCCGTGGGCGGTGA
- a CDS encoding hypothetical protein (encoded by transcript TGME49_313775~Predicted trans-membrane domain (TMHMM2.0):81-104), whose product MFGVPRISFTGLETAFKKTVCTRRGTVAEIFTRGIEFRSLLSICFQSPQTALLSVNAKIGLKSEQAKEDYPGRKMDFCKGTVVLKRVIAFMVAASTFCLFFAFVLSLSSQCQRESEEISGACVRMSRTNDGGAARPQLSS is encoded by the exons ATGTTCGGTGTCCCCCGGATTAGCTTCACAGGCCTCGAAACGGCTTTCAAAAAAACTGTCTGTACACGGCGGGGAACAGTGGCGGAAATCTTCACAAGAGGGATCgagtttcgctctcttttaTCCATCTGTTTTCAAAGCCCGCAGACAGCGCTGTTGTCGGTCAACGCGAAAATAGGACTAAAGAGTGAGCAAGCGAAAGAGGACTACCCAGGAAGAAAAATGGATTTTTGTAAAGGAACTGTTGTTTTGAAACGTGTCATTGCTTTTATGGTAGCGGCTTCcacgttctgtctcttttttgcatttgttctctccctttcttcaca ATGTCAACGCGAATCTGAGGAAATCTCAGGTGCTTGTGTCCGAATGTCTCGGACAAACGACG GAGGCGCTGCGAGGCCACAGCTGTCGTCGTAG